The genomic interval ACatggttttattctaaaaacaCCCTTCATAAATCTAGTAATGCGGTCATGTTCGCTTACTTTTTTACCTAAAATAAGGCCCAACGCAGATCTAAATGTATTCAGAGTAGAATAACTAGctccatttttaaattggtcGGTAAGACAATCTAAGATAAatggaatattattattataacaatcaCAATTGTGTGTTGAGCAATAAAGCCACCATTTTTTGTAAGCGACGTTATACTGCTTGATCGAACTTTCCGCAAGGGAAGAAACTATAACGTCTATTGTAGACTCTGAGAGGGATTCTTTTATGAAGGCGCCCCTGATAATATTGATGACACCAGGGTAAGACGCTTCCATAGAGGGTGTTGTGTCCTGAAAGGAGAGGTGAGTAGCTCAGAATTTGGGCCCAAATATACCAAGTGGGAAcatgaaagttttaaaaacaaagggTACCATGGTTGACTGGGCCAGTACGGGACAACCATGATGCCCACAGCTTTCTCATTCTCTATTTTTCGTAGgctttttaatataagagAAAAAGGTGGGAACGcgtagaaaaaatattcaccCCAGTTAATTGTAAACGCATCTATATTAAATGCATCTGGATCTCGTTtccatgaaatatatttatagtgcTTTGCGTTTAATCTAGTcgcaaataaatctatttctggACAGCCTAAACTAcgtgtgattttattgaaCGCCGAGTGGGACAAACTCCACTCTGTATCAATGTTACTTCGTCGAGACTCTTCGTCTGCTTCGTTATCTTTTGACTTGACATACGAAGCAAAGATGAATAGTTGGCGTTTTTCGCACCACCGCCAAATCTTTCGCGTAATATTATTCAAGTGTTCATGTTGAACGCCACCGTATCTGTTAATGAATGATATAGCGGTTGTATTATCAATGCGTAATAATATTTCTGAATTACTTAAGGAATTCGCAAAACATTTAAGACCGTTAAAAGCGGCTAATAATTCTAAAAAATTGATGTGTTGTTTAGCTTCGTCTGTGTCCCAAAAACCACTAGTTTTCTCATTATTACAAACAGCTCCCCAACCTGTCAATGAAGCGTCAGAATAAATTTCGATGGCATATTTTCCCTCGCGAATAGGATTACTCGCATTCATTATGTTACTGATCCACCAAGAGAGGTCATTATTTAAGTGAGGTTTTAATGACATGACCCTGTCATAATCATTATCACATTTAAGCAGTGCAAGAAATTTTTCTCTTTCGAGGCACTTTGTATACAGCCATCCATATGTAACAGCTGGGCAGGCCGAGCATAGTAATCCTAACAGTTTAGAGAAATCTCTAATTACAATTGATTTTTGATATTGTACTTTAAGTACTAGGTCTCTAATTTTTTGGCGTTTTTTCTGGGGTAATAATAAACTCATTTTTGTAGAATCTAGATCGAAACCTAAATACGTTTGTAATTGTGACGGTTTCAGTTTactctttttaagatttataataaatcctAACGATTCAAGTAATTCTACTGTTTTTGTGACACAGTCAACGCATTCATTGTATGTAGAtcctatacataatatatcgTCTATATATATAGCTATTATTAGACCTTGAGATCGCAAATGAGTAACTACTGGTTTTAACAGCTTTGTGAAAACCAGCGGTGCTGTAGATAGACCAAACGGGAGACATTGAAACTCGTATAATTTGTCAAAtttaaatcgaaaaaaaattttgcagtAGTTATTCATAGGTACCAAAAAATAGGCGTCTTTGAGGTCAACTGTAGCCATAAAACACTGCGGGgtcattaattttgtaactgTTCGTATATCctccattttaaaatgtgtatGAGGAATAAACTTGTTGAGGTTTTTTAGATTAAGAATAAAGCGATATGAGCCATCCGGTTTTGGAGTAaggaatatttttgataagaaCTGTTTCGGATGTGGTTGGCATTCAACAATAGCTCccaattcttttaatttatgtatttctgTGTTTAGCCGACTAATTTCAGTTAAgctaaaattgttatttattggtgTAGTTTTTTGGACAACAGGACCGTCAAAGTGTATGATGTAACCTTCTGATATATAGCTTAAAATAATAGGGTCATCTGTAATGGAAacccattttttataaaaatgacgTAATCTACCTGCATGGGGTAGTTCAAGGTGTAGTACCTCTACTGAGCCTTGGAGTTCTTGTCGGTTGATTTGGCCGGAGCTCGCGGTTGCCGATCGCGGGCTGGCGGCAGGGCTCGCCGGTTCGATGTCTGGTAACGGTTCTTCTGCCCACCCTGCCTGTATGCGCGTTGAATCATCGAGCGGGGTGGGCCCCTCGCATTTCCCTGGTTATTGTACCTCTTATAGGATGTTGTGGGAGCATCATTGCGCTTGATTTGCAGCCCAGATCTTTCCGCTGTTTTtgaagcttttattttttcacccAAGTTGGTTCCGAACAGAAACGTGTCCCTTTTAACGTCAGTAATCATGTTAAGAAATTTTTTGTCGAGCGACGACGCCACTAATTTTCTTCTTCTCTTAGTATCTTCGTAGTGCAagtctaaaaatatttgacttgCTTCCGAAACTTGTCgtaataattctattttatcaCTATTTCCTTCGATGATACTGGATGCGAGGTTTGTTAGACGAGATATACCGACACCTAGTTGTTTTTGCGATTTTTCTAAGGCTTTGTCCCGATTGCGAGCTTGTTCATTTAGCACGGGAGTTAGTTCCGGATTTAATATCGGTGCCTTTGCTAATCGAAAGTTATCAGGTATTAACGACTTCTCTAGGATACTTTGTTTTTGGTCTTTGGTGAGGCCGTCTACCAAGATCCGTCCCCAACGTTTAGAAATATCTTTTGGGATTTTTGGTCCAAATACTTCCTCTTTGCTTTTGGGATCTCCGAGCGCTTCTAAAATTTCCGGTGGTAGCGGACCAGTGTCTGTATTTCCGCTAGGAGTTGTACTGACCAAGGTAG from Amyelois transitella isolate CPQ chromosome 16, ilAmyTran1.1, whole genome shotgun sequence carries:
- the LOC132902665 gene encoding uncharacterized protein LOC132902665, which produces MIALYAFHNPDKNPDNKVHERGQNHHNSYHYENPPRYYSEREPPRSPDIDYEYPNLDDSDASSGVAHEPVVDTVPTTGNELSMHVSGEPQPGPSSTLVSTTPSGNTDTGPLPPEILEALGDPKSKEEVFGPKIPKDISKRWGRILVDGLTKDQKQSILEKSLIPDNFRLAKAPILNPELTPVLNEQARNRDKALEKSQKQLGVGISRLTNLASSIIEGNSDKIELLRQVSEASQIFLDLHYEDTKRRRKLVASSLDKKFLNMITDVKRDTFLFGTNLGEKIKASKTAERSGLQIKRNDAPTTSYKRYNNQGNARGPPRSMIQRAYRQGGQKNRYQTSNRRALPPARDRQPRAPAKSTDKNSKAQ